The Ictidomys tridecemlineatus isolate mIctTri1 chromosome 6, mIctTri1.hap1, whole genome shotgun sequence genome includes a region encoding these proteins:
- the Iapp gene encoding islet amyloid polypeptide — MCVLKLPVVLLVLFVALNHLKATPIESITNHQMDKRKCNTATCATQRLANFLVRSSHNLGAVLSTTNVGSNTYGKRNAAEVLNREPLNYLRL; from the exons ATGTGTGTCCTAAAGCTACCAGTAGTGCTACTTGTGCTCTTTGTGGCATTAAATCATCTGAAAGCTACCCCCATTGAAAG CATTACCAATCACCAGATGGACAAACGGAAATGCAACACTGCCACATGTGCAACACAACGCCTGGCAAATTTTTTAGTTCGTTCCAGCCACAACCTTGGTGCCGTTCTCTCAACTACCAATGTgggatccaatacatatggcaaGAGGAATGCAGCTGAGGTTTTAAACAGAGAACCATTGAATTACTTACGACTTTAG